One genomic window of Thermococcus indicus includes the following:
- a CDS encoding Atg14 domain-containing protein — protein sequence MRDEEIREELEDLRREIAKLRRDVASLKGDMEWAEDQFEDHEARIKVIEKILDVVYDEEGRQYKSKYLNKLYGMIKGLERKIKQE from the coding sequence GTGAGGGATGAGGAAATCCGTGAAGAACTCGAGGATCTCAGGCGAGAGATTGCCAAACTTCGGAGAGATGTCGCCTCCTTGAAGGGGGATATGGAGTGGGCTGAGGATCAGTTCGAGGATCATGAGGCAAGAATCAAGGTAATCGAAAAGATTCTGGACGTCGTTTACGATGAGGAGGGGAGGCAGTACAAGAGTAAGTACCTGAATAAGCTCTATGGCATGATAAAGGGCTTGGAGCGGAAGATAAAGCAAGAGTGA
- a CDS encoding recombinase family protein, whose protein sequence is MTVYVYLRVSTDEQDIDSQMESVKGWLSEKGIEEFEIIKDEGVSGGIPAKKRPGFSKILEMAREGDILVVSELTRLGRSLGDVILTLNELTEKGVRVVAVKEGLDSTSDAMQFKIMTTLLALFADLEREFIRKRTREGLMRARGKGKRLGRPPVLDEGKLVTVVELYQKGFSARKIAGILNVSPSTVSRALRRLREAGALSELKVVRIDRKKLKEVIGGEG, encoded by the coding sequence ATGACGGTGTACGTGTACCTCCGAGTGAGCACGGACGAGCAGGACATAGACAGTCAAATGGAAAGCGTAAAGGGCTGGCTTTCTGAGAAGGGGATTGAGGAGTTTGAAATCATCAAGGATGAGGGGGTTTCTGGTGGTATACCTGCCAAGAAGCGTCCGGGCTTCTCAAAAATACTGGAAATGGCTCGGGAAGGTGATATTCTCGTGGTTTCCGAGCTGACTCGGCTGGGACGTTCGCTCGGCGATGTCATATTGACCCTCAATGAACTGACGGAGAAGGGAGTTCGCGTTGTCGCCGTCAAGGAGGGTCTGGATAGTACTTCCGATGCCATGCAGTTCAAGATAATGACGACTCTGTTGGCCCTTTTTGCCGACCTCGAGCGCGAGTTCATCCGGAAGAGGACAAGGGAGGGCTTGATGCGTGCGAGGGGGAAGGGTAAGCGGTTGGGGAGGCCGCCTGTGTTGGACGAAGGAAAGCTGGTTACTGTGGTTGAACTGTATCAGAAGGGATTCTCTGCCCGCAAAATCGCAGGTATTCTCAATGTGAGTCCGAGTACAGTGAGTAGGGCCCTCAGGAGGCTCAGGGAAGCAGGGGCTTTGAGTGAGCTCAAGGTGGTCAGGATTGACAGGAAAAAGCTCAAGGAGGTGATAGGCGGTGAGGGATGA
- a CDS encoding integrase, with protein sequence MREGSKTQRLALRSFAKYTYESRIITKEEYEAIKRCVKLKRTNNIDTRVYSDEDITNILRQLTNKKHHLFLRLVVESGLRRSHAISAWNKLRKGEYTTMGEFAYTELNIRNKTKQAFVCFCSKELADAIYKMNEPVSYNIAENVGKRQRILYNGIRKWWYTTALDVGMDSNVADFLQGRAPTSIGARHYLDALRLAKKQYPKLLQAIKERIYSNL encoded by the coding sequence ATGAGAGAAGGCTCCAAAACACAAAGATTGGCTCTCAGAAGCTTCGCAAAATACACGTACGAGTCGAGAATCATCACGAAGGAAGAATACGAGGCGATAAAGAGGTGCGTCAAGCTCAAAAGAACGAACAACATCGATACGAGAGTCTATAGCGACGAAGACATCACCAACATACTCCGCCAACTCACCAACAAAAAACACCACCTCTTCCTCCGGCTCGTCGTGGAAAGCGGTCTCCGTCGCTCTCACGCTATTTCAGCATGGAACAAACTCAGAAAAGGAGAATACACAACGATGGGAGAATTTGCGTACACAGAACTCAACATTCGGAACAAGACAAAACAAGCATTCGTCTGCTTCTGCTCCAAAGAGCTCGCAGATGCCATATACAAGATGAACGAGCCAGTATCCTACAACATCGCAGAAAACGTCGGCAAACGACAGAGAATACTCTACAACGGCATACGGAAATGGTGGTACACCACAGCGCTTGACGTGGGAATGGACTCCAACGTTGCCGACTTTCTCCAGGGAAGAGCCCCAACCTCTATCGGAGCTCGTCATTACCTCGATGCGCTCAGACTCGCAAAGAAGCAGTATCCCAAGCTTTTACAGGCCATCAAAGAGCGCATTTACTCGAACCTGTAA
- a CDS encoding helix-turn-helix transcriptional regulator, with the protein MKNRLRELREELGITQEELAKALGVTRQTIIAIEKGRYDPSLRLAFKIARFFGVKIEDVFIYGGDGDER; encoded by the coding sequence ATGAAGAACCGCCTGCGCGAGCTGAGGGAGGAGCTGGGCATAACCCAGGAGGAGCTGGCAAAAGCCCTTGGCGTGACCAGGCAGACGATAATAGCGATTGAGAAGGGCCGCTACGACCCCTCGCTCAGGCTCGCCTTCAAGATAGCCCGCTTCTTCGGCGTTAAAATCGAGGATGTCTTCATCTACGGGGGTGATGGAGATGAACGTTAA
- a CDS encoding DUF2178 domain-containing protein: MERWRILGYAIPATAASLLAVALWMGNVALAFGVLVATVAVSFLYADWLKKRGEIISDERTLRIEEMASRRTLQVVVLALAFAVVVLSVLSEKDPNLRSAYYLALSLMVLTSALKLCLKHHYARVM; this comes from the coding sequence ATGGAACGGTGGAGAATTTTAGGTTACGCAATCCCCGCAACAGCGGCCTCTTTACTGGCCGTGGCGCTCTGGATGGGAAACGTTGCGCTGGCCTTCGGCGTTCTGGTGGCAACGGTGGCTGTTTCGTTCCTCTACGCAGACTGGCTCAAAAAACGAGGAGAGATTATAAGCGACGAGAGGACGCTCCGCATCGAGGAAATGGCCTCACGGAGAACCCTCCAGGTGGTGGTTCTGGCGTTGGCCTTTGCTGTCGTGGTGCTTTCTGTTCTCTCCGAGAAGGACCCAAACCTGAGGAGTGCCTATTACCTGGCCCTCAGTTTGATGGTTCTGACCTCGGCCCTAAAACTGTGCCTGAAGCACCATTACGCGAGGGTGATGTGA
- a CDS encoding helicase-related protein: MNGRIKPGYILKSTKWKEPFLVEIVNESGDTIMVGGHYLNSRKADLYILTKADLEEIEIITNPLDFKGDPEAVALAIEGERYHFASLYDPILAVSVSKIAPLPFQIDAVYNHILRNPEIRFLLADDPGAGKTIMAGLVIKELKLRGLAERILIVVPGHLVPQWKREMKEKFQEEFTIVNREIFRTTTDVWRREKQVIASIDFLKREDILKSLENVDWDLVIVDEAHKMAAYRFGKKIYRTKRYKVGEVLSRNSTHMLFLTATPHKGDPENFRLLLDLLVPGLFSDKEILLEAIRRNENPIFLRRMKEDLVDFEGKKIFKPRYSHTVNFNLTDKEIRLYNDLSLYIHDQYTVLEGSRRSIVFPLVILQRRFASSTYALLQSLRRRKARLKEYLESGELENKGVQLDFEDLLELEDEEERERWKAELRLEGLPIVRKRKLIEAEIKTLDKLIRMSEELIASEEETKLKKLRETLDFIAREHGEKEKILIFTEFKDTLEYLVNKLQEWGYTVTFIHGEMDMETRLQREKDFREWAQVMVATEAAGEGINLQFCHLLINYDIPWNPNRLEQRIGRVHRYGQRYPVHIFNFVAKNTREGMVLERLLHKIEEIRKALGDKVFDVIGELLDGENLYTLLAEVAVMLRDPDSVLKEEEPKLRPEEIRKKAEELLGESLATKHIDLSRIMQLLEKAEENRLSPEYLELFFIKAMKRLNARIREKEPHVYSVERTPRVLREIAERKQYGTVERSYKAITFDKAISEKRDDVEFVSFGHPLFEALREWVQEGYLKELQRGAVFYDPRNRLHGTIWFFEGEVQDGFNKTAGKTLVAVYDDGESLEVIDPKIIWDFEPARDSPEVEVEFSRRENAMIYAMKVLEEYKDRLLKERKRQAEIKEKYGVKSLKKLIDDLDYKLAEYELLPPEEKKRYALTIRNLEERLNRYRKALEELPERIARETSLMVRPPVFIGAIYVLPRGEMGEDPTIEEIGMQIAMEYERRQGREPRDVSKDNLGYDIYSEGKGEKRHIEVKARARLGNVELTWNEYVTAKRLRDKYWLYVVAYAAEKPTLYIIRDPAHTLKVVEKYEIRFKVPVEEWREKGKKVEV, translated from the coding sequence ATGAACGGGAGGATAAAACCAGGCTACATCCTCAAGAGTACGAAATGGAAGGAGCCTTTTCTCGTCGAGATTGTGAACGAAAGTGGAGACACAATCATGGTGGGAGGCCACTACCTCAACTCCCGCAAGGCCGACCTCTACATACTGACAAAAGCCGACCTTGAGGAGATTGAAATCATCACAAATCCCCTCGACTTCAAAGGAGACCCAGAAGCAGTTGCCCTCGCAATCGAGGGAGAACGGTACCATTTCGCCTCACTCTATGACCCAATACTCGCGGTCAGCGTCTCGAAAATAGCACCCCTTCCATTCCAGATCGACGCGGTCTACAACCACATCCTCAGGAACCCCGAGATACGCTTCCTCCTCGCGGACGACCCCGGTGCCGGAAAAACCATCATGGCGGGCCTTGTGATAAAGGAGCTCAAGCTCAGAGGCTTGGCGGAGAGAATCCTCATAGTCGTTCCCGGCCATCTCGTACCCCAGTGGAAGAGGGAGATGAAGGAGAAGTTCCAGGAAGAGTTCACTATCGTCAACAGGGAGATTTTCCGGACGACAACCGACGTTTGGAGACGTGAAAAACAGGTAATTGCCTCAATAGACTTCCTCAAGCGGGAGGACATTCTGAAAAGCCTTGAGAACGTTGATTGGGACCTCGTGATAGTGGATGAAGCCCACAAGATGGCCGCATACCGCTTCGGGAAGAAGATCTACCGCACGAAGAGGTACAAAGTGGGTGAAGTGCTCTCAAGGAACTCCACCCACATGCTCTTTCTTACGGCCACACCACACAAGGGAGACCCGGAAAACTTCCGTCTCCTCCTTGACCTCCTTGTTCCGGGCCTTTTCAGCGACAAAGAGATACTCCTTGAGGCGATAAGAAGAAACGAAAACCCCATATTCCTCAGGAGAATGAAAGAAGACCTTGTAGACTTTGAGGGAAAGAAGATATTCAAGCCCAGGTACTCTCACACGGTGAACTTCAACCTCACTGACAAGGAGATCAGGCTCTATAACGACCTATCCCTCTACATCCACGACCAGTACACGGTTCTCGAAGGGAGCAGGCGGAGCATAGTCTTCCCGCTCGTGATACTCCAGAGAAGGTTCGCATCGAGCACGTACGCACTTCTCCAGTCCCTCAGGCGCAGAAAAGCACGCCTCAAGGAGTACCTTGAGAGCGGAGAGCTTGAGAACAAGGGTGTGCAACTCGACTTTGAGGACCTCCTTGAGCTCGAGGATGAGGAAGAGAGGGAAAGGTGGAAGGCCGAGCTGAGGCTCGAAGGCCTCCCCATAGTGAGAAAGAGGAAGCTCATAGAGGCCGAGATAAAGACTCTCGACAAGCTCATAAGGATGAGCGAGGAGCTGATAGCATCGGAGGAAGAGACGAAGCTCAAGAAGCTCAGAGAGACGCTGGACTTCATAGCGAGGGAGCACGGCGAGAAAGAGAAGATCCTCATCTTCACGGAGTTCAAGGACACCCTTGAGTACCTCGTGAACAAGCTCCAAGAGTGGGGCTACACGGTCACCTTCATCCACGGCGAGATGGACATGGAGACGAGGCTCCAACGCGAAAAGGACTTCAGGGAGTGGGCTCAGGTCATGGTGGCCACCGAGGCGGCCGGAGAGGGTATCAACCTCCAGTTCTGCCACCTGCTCATAAACTACGACATCCCCTGGAACCCCAACCGGCTTGAGCAGAGGATAGGAAGGGTGCACCGCTACGGTCAGAGGTATCCGGTTCACATCTTCAATTTCGTGGCCAAAAACACAAGAGAAGGCATGGTACTTGAGAGGCTTCTCCACAAGATAGAGGAGATAAGGAAGGCCCTCGGGGATAAGGTCTTCGACGTTATCGGAGAACTCCTCGATGGGGAGAACCTGTACACCCTCCTTGCGGAAGTCGCCGTCATGCTCAGAGACCCGGACAGTGTCCTGAAGGAGGAAGAGCCAAAGCTCCGGCCAGAGGAGATAAGGAAGAAGGCGGAAGAGCTCCTCGGGGAGAGCCTCGCGACGAAGCACATAGACCTGAGCAGGATAATGCAGCTCCTTGAGAAGGCCGAAGAGAACCGGCTATCGCCGGAGTACCTCGAACTCTTCTTTATCAAGGCCATGAAGCGCCTCAACGCGAGAATACGGGAGAAGGAACCACACGTTTACTCGGTTGAGAGAACCCCCAGGGTCCTGAGGGAGATAGCGGAGAGGAAGCAGTACGGCACGGTGGAGCGCTCGTACAAGGCCATAACCTTTGACAAAGCAATCTCCGAGAAAAGGGACGACGTGGAGTTCGTCTCGTTCGGGCATCCGCTCTTCGAAGCCCTCCGCGAGTGGGTTCAGGAGGGGTACCTCAAAGAGCTCCAGCGCGGAGCGGTCTTCTACGACCCCAGGAACAGACTCCACGGCACCATCTGGTTCTTCGAGGGTGAAGTTCAGGACGGCTTCAACAAGACGGCGGGCAAGACGCTCGTGGCGGTCTACGACGATGGAGAGAGCCTTGAGGTCATAGACCCGAAAATAATATGGGACTTCGAACCGGCCAGAGACTCCCCCGAGGTGGAGGTTGAGTTCAGCCGGAGAGAGAACGCGATGATCTACGCCATGAAGGTCCTCGAAGAGTACAAGGACAGGCTTCTCAAGGAGAGGAAGAGGCAGGCGGAGATAAAGGAGAAGTACGGGGTGAAGTCCCTCAAGAAGCTGATAGACGACCTCGACTACAAGCTGGCCGAGTACGAGCTCCTCCCGCCGGAGGAGAAGAAGAGGTACGCACTCACCATAAGGAACCTTGAGGAGAGGCTGAACCGTTATCGGAAGGCGCTGGAGGAACTTCCGGAAAGGATTGCCAGGGAGACGAGCCTCATGGTAAGACCTCCCGTCTTCATTGGGGCCATCTACGTGCTCCCGAGGGGAGAGATGGGCGAAGACCCGACGATAGAGGAGATAGGGATGCAGATAGCTATGGAGTACGAGAGGAGGCAGGGAAGGGAGCCGAGGGACGTGTCAAAGGACAACCTCGGCTACGACATCTACTCCGAGGGGAAGGGTGAGAAGAGGCACATCGAGGTGAAGGCGAGGGCAAGGCTTGGCAACGTCGAGCTCACGTGGAACGAGTACGTTACCGCGAAGAGGCTCCGCGACAAGTACTGGCTTTACGTCGTTGCGTACGCCGCTGAAAAGCCGACCCTCTACATCATCCGCGATCCCGCTCACACGCTCAAGGTCGTGGAGAAGTACGAGATAAGGTTCAAAGTCCCGGTTGAAGAGTGGAGAGAGAAGGGTAAGAAGGTTGAAGTCTGA